In the genome of Leptotrichia sp. HSP-536, the window ATTAATCCGTGATTTCCTAAATTGGTAAAAAATATCATTATGCTGTTCAGTAGCTTCGAATTTAAGCTGTGCTGGAAATTGTAAAATTGTTTAATAATAAAAATATCAATATTTTGTATAAAGTTTAGCATTTTTTCTCCTAAATAATGTATTTTTAGAGATATTATATATGAAAAAGTTCAAAAAATAAAGTGAAAATTTTAGAATTTGAACGGAACACTAAAAAATGTTATATTATTGAGAAGTTGAGATTTTTTGTCATAAATAGGAGATAACAACTTTCATTAATATAAAAATAATTAGAAACACAAAAAAAATAAGATATTTTATGATATAATTATACAAAAATTGAAGTTTAAAAAGGAGAAAAGAAAATGAAAAATTTAAAAATGGTTGTAAGTGTATTCATGATTGCCGCCTCTATTGTTGGAATGGCTGCAGCAAAAAAAGCAGTAAGAAAGGATACTACAAAAAAAGGAACTACTAAATCTCCAGTTGTTGGAATGGCGAATCCAGCTTCAACATATTGTGTTCAAAAAGGTGGAGAATCAATAATCGTAAAAGGTAAGGATGGAGAATATGGAGTTTGTAAATTAAAAGATGGAACAGCAGTGGAAGAATGGGAATACTACAGACAAAATAACCCTGATTCTACTTCAAAAAATGAGCCTGTGATTGGAATGCCAAATCCAGCTTCAGTTTTTTGTGAAAAACACGGTGGAAAATCTATTAATGTAAAAGATAAAGATGGAAATGAAGTAGGAAAATGTCAATTTAAAGATGGAACAAAAGTGGATGAATGGCATTATTACAGAGAAAATAATTAATATTTTAAGTTTTTTTGTTTACTATAGTTGAATAAAAAAATATAAATAAAAACAGTCAAGCAAAGATTTCTGAGTAAAAACTTGTTTGACTGTATTTTATTACATAACTTTTTCAAAAAAGCCTATTTGGCAACTTTTAAATTTCCAGTTGAATGACTATATAAATGATGTTTATAGTTAAGTAGTAATGCTGTACAGATAATCGTAACTACACTTGCGATTAATATTCCATAAAATTCGATAGTGTGAACAGGCACATTCTTAAAAAATCTTACAAAACCTTCTGGAGCAATTACGATGTAAGTTGTAACAACCATTGTCATAAACATTGAAGGAATTAGTGCAAATACGAACGGTTTTCCTTTTTTAACAAGCCACACTGTTGCAGTCCATAATGAAACTGCCGCCAAAGTTTGATTTGCCCATGCAAAATATCTCCAAATTATGTTAAAATCAATAGTTGTTAAGTAAATACCTACGATAAACAACGGAATTGCAATTAAAAATCTATTTTTTATTGGACTTTGCTTAATTTTGAAAATGTCGGCAATAATTAATCTTGAACCTCTAAAGGCAGTATCTCCTGAAGTAATAGGACAAGCCACAACACCAAGCACAGCCAGAAATGCACCAAAAACGCCAAGTAACTGAACAGATGCTTTGTTTACAACAACTGCGGGTGATCCAGCAGCAGCAAGTTCTTTAATTCCACCAAAAACAGTCATTGCAGCAGCAGCCCATACTAATGCAACAACACCTTCTGCAATCATTGCGCCATAAAATACTTTTCTTCCTTCAGTTTCATTTTTTAGGCAACGTGCAACCATTGGAGATTGAGTAGCATGGAAACCGCTTACTGCACCACAGGCAATTGAAATAAATAAGTAAGGAAACATTGAAGTTCCTTTAGGATGTGGATTTCCTTTAAAAATTTCAGTAATTTCAGGAATTGCAAAAGCTCCTGTAAATTGTCCATAAATCAGCATTGTTCCAATACCAATTGCCATAAATAATAATGCAAAACCAAAAATCGGATAAATTTTGGCAATAATTTTATCAAGCGGAAGAATTGTAGCCAAAATGTAGTAAGCGATGATGATGATTGTAAAAGTCATGGCGCTTACACCAGGAATCAAATTGTGAAGAATGTCAGCAGGTGATTTTATAAATACAACTCCAACTAATAGCAATAAAACTATTGAAAAAACTCTCATAATTTGCTGCATTACAACACCTAAATT includes:
- a CDS encoding DUF333 domain-containing protein; this encodes MKNLKMVVSVFMIAASIVGMAAAKKAVRKDTTKKGTTKSPVVGMANPASTYCVQKGGESIIVKGKDGEYGVCKLKDGTAVEEWEYYRQNNPDSTSKNEPVIGMPNPASVFCEKHGGKSINVKDKDGNEVGKCQFKDGTKVDEWHYYRENN
- a CDS encoding carbon starvation protein A, whose product is MISFLLAIVALISGYAFYSKFVEKVFGIEPDRTPPSIEYYDGVDYVQVSTPKAFLIQFLNIAGTGPIFGAIAGALWGPAAFLWIAFGCIFGGAVHDFLIGMLSLRDKGSSIGELVGQNLGVVMQQIMRVFSIVLLLLVGVVFIKSPADILHNLIPGVSAMTFTIIIIAYYILATILPLDKIIAKIYPIFGFALLFMAIGIGTMLIYGQFTGAFAIPEITEIFKGNPHPKGTSMFPYLFISIACGAVSGFHATQSPMVARCLKNETEGRKVFYGAMIAEGVVALVWAAAAMTVFGGIKELAAAGSPAVVVNKASVQLLGVFGAFLAVLGVVACPITSGDTAFRGSRLIIADIFKIKQSPIKNRFLIAIPLFIVGIYLTTIDFNIIWRYFAWANQTLAAVSLWTATVWLVKKGKPFVFALIPSMFMTMVVTTYIVIAPEGFVRFFKNVPVHTIEFYGILIASVVTIICTALLLNYKHHLYSHSTGNLKVAK